A section of the Thermotoga caldifontis AZM44c09 genome encodes:
- a CDS encoding potassium channel beta subunit family protein has translation MEYRKVGKWGLKVSELSLGSWITFGNQLDFESAKTLVKRAFDAGINFFDTAEAYASGIAESMLGEIFKSFRRSDLVVSTKIFWGGNGPNDRGLSRKHLLEGTWASLKRLQMDYVDILYCHRPDPEVPMEEIVWTMDQILRSGLALYWGTSEWSAEQIELAHETARRLNCIPPIVEQPQYNLLVRGRVEREYAPLYEKYGMGVTTFSPLASGLLSGKYLEGIPSDSRLAKYEFLRKRFEETGLLSEKTFSKLLKLRDLAKELGCTLAQLSIAWILKNKNVSSVILGVSKLEQFDENIKAIEVKEKLTDDVMKQIETILAS, from the coding sequence ATGGAGTACAGAAAAGTTGGAAAATGGGGATTGAAGGTCAGTGAGCTCTCCTTGGGGAGCTGGATCACGTTCGGAAACCAGCTCGATTTCGAGTCTGCAAAAACCCTTGTTAAGAGAGCCTTCGATGCGGGTATCAACTTTTTTGACACGGCGGAGGCTTACGCGTCCGGAATAGCAGAATCGATGCTCGGTGAGATCTTCAAATCTTTTCGGAGATCGGATCTGGTTGTCTCGACGAAGATCTTCTGGGGTGGCAATGGGCCGAACGACAGAGGACTTTCCAGGAAGCACCTTCTGGAAGGTACGTGGGCTTCACTGAAAAGGTTGCAGATGGACTACGTCGATATACTCTACTGCCACAGGCCAGACCCCGAAGTACCCATGGAGGAGATCGTCTGGACCATGGATCAGATATTGAGGAGTGGACTCGCACTTTATTGGGGAACGTCCGAATGGAGCGCGGAACAGATAGAGTTGGCGCACGAAACTGCAAGAAGGTTGAACTGCATTCCTCCGATCGTTGAACAACCCCAGTACAACCTCCTGGTCAGAGGAAGGGTCGAACGTGAGTACGCACCCCTCTACGAAAAATACGGTATGGGAGTCACAACGTTCAGTCCCCTCGCTTCTGGTCTGCTCAGCGGTAAGTACCTCGAGGGTATTCCGAGCGATTCACGGTTGGCAAAATACGAATTCTTGAGGAAGAGATTCGAAGAAACGGGACTGTTGAGCGAGAAAACCTTTTCCAAGCTGTTGAAACTCAGAGACCTCGCTAAAGAGCTCGGTTGCACGCTCGCACAGCTTTCGATCGCCTGGATCTTGAAGAACAAAAACGTTTCGAGCGTCATACTCGGAGTCTCAAAACTCGAGCAGTTCGATGAGAACATAAAGGCCATCGAGGTGAAAGAAAAGCTCACAGACGATGTGATGAAGCAGATCGAGACTATCCTCGCTTCCTGA
- the hydE gene encoding [FeFe] hydrogenase H-cluster radical SAM maturase HydE: MYGVLEKIVRHPERVTLEEVAWVMSNDELNEELFALADEIRQKYLGKQVYLRGIIEFSNYCRNDCLYCGIRASNKNVKRYRMSVDEIVERAKLIAEMGIKTVVLQSGEDPYYTTEMVGEMILRIKRLNVAITLSIGERDFEEYEYWKNLGADRYLMRHETADEELYKKLHPNDSFQIRKSHLIKLKQLGYETGAGSMVGLPGQNDVALAKDVLFVYELDADMVGIGPFIPHPDTPLRDSKVGDLTKVLKLIALTRLFLPDANIPATTALGTIHPFGRQLALKCGANVIMPNFTPSPYRSHYTLYPNKICIFEKDTACGECTKNIVRSVGYEVSEDFGYRRKDHERSPCRV, translated from the coding sequence GTGTACGGTGTGCTCGAAAAGATCGTTCGACATCCAGAACGAGTGACGCTTGAGGAAGTCGCCTGGGTGATGTCGAACGACGAACTGAACGAAGAGCTCTTCGCACTGGCCGATGAGATCAGGCAGAAATACCTTGGAAAGCAGGTCTACCTGCGTGGCATCATAGAGTTCTCTAACTACTGCAGGAACGACTGTCTGTACTGCGGTATCAGGGCGTCGAACAAGAACGTCAAACGGTACCGGATGAGTGTGGACGAGATCGTCGAACGTGCGAAGCTGATCGCCGAGATGGGAATAAAGACAGTGGTGCTCCAATCCGGAGAAGACCCATATTACACCACCGAGATGGTTGGAGAAATGATTCTGCGGATCAAGCGACTCAACGTGGCGATAACTCTCTCCATAGGTGAAAGAGATTTCGAGGAATATGAATACTGGAAAAACCTTGGGGCAGACAGATATTTGATGCGTCACGAAACAGCCGATGAGGAACTCTACAAAAAGTTGCACCCGAACGATTCCTTTCAGATCCGAAAGTCCCATCTCATCAAGCTGAAACAGCTCGGTTACGAAACAGGAGCAGGTTCCATGGTCGGCTTACCTGGTCAGAACGACGTGGCGCTGGCCAAAGACGTGCTCTTTGTCTACGAACTCGATGCGGATATGGTCGGCATCGGTCCTTTCATACCGCACCCGGATACCCCGTTGCGTGACAGCAAGGTGGGCGATTTGACGAAGGTTCTGAAGCTGATCGCGCTCACCAGATTGTTCTTGCCGGACGCGAACATTCCAGCGACGACGGCACTCGGGACGATACATCCGTTCGGCCGACAGCTCGCTTTGAAATGTGGAGCGAACGTCATCATGCCGAATTTTACCCCTTCTCCGTACAGATCCCACTACACGTTGTATCCAAACAAGATCTGCATTTTCGAAAAGGATACAGCCTGTGGAGAATGCACGAAAAACATCGTCAGGTCCGTCGGTTACGAAGTGAGTGAAGATTTTGGTTACAGGAGGAAAGACCATGAACGTTCCCCATGCAGGGTTTAG
- a CDS encoding HD domain-containing phosphohydrolase, with protein MRKAFLYYSLLLFVLYVFAFISLLENRPTQLNWTFLLFLAFGIASEAIGFWVNNAVKPQVRITGGMLINVLASIVLQNAAAILVGSLSLIFTGLFLVKSKRPTSYVFNVSQIGLSTFLALITYRTLRTENLVTNMWLVLLVGIVYMFSNAMLSAFAIYFGGNVGMLASLKLATRSPLVSASFMLPLVSVSYLLYELVGISAVPLVFAILTAIQVGNMFRNEYEQSKLDKLKLMVKSLELRDFYTHGHSERAAELAYSVAKALGLSERLCERIKMACMLHDVGKIGIPDYILGKPEKLSDAEFEIIKTHPVKSEELLKSVKGLREEARWVRHHHEHWNGLGYPDGLSGEQIPLPSRIIAVADIYEALTSDRPYRKAYTKEQAIEMIKQMSGNVLDPKVVEAFLKVMGVNHSGNGTAREQG; from the coding sequence GTGAGAAAGGCTTTCTTGTACTATTCTCTGTTGTTGTTCGTGCTGTACGTTTTTGCATTCATAAGCCTTCTTGAAAACCGGCCCACACAGTTGAACTGGACCTTCCTTCTGTTTCTCGCCTTCGGGATAGCCTCAGAAGCAATCGGCTTTTGGGTAAACAATGCTGTGAAACCACAAGTGAGGATCACAGGCGGAATGCTGATAAACGTTCTAGCATCGATCGTTCTTCAGAATGCTGCCGCCATCCTGGTTGGATCTTTGTCCCTGATCTTCACCGGTCTGTTCCTCGTGAAGAGCAAGCGGCCGACCAGCTACGTTTTCAACGTATCCCAGATAGGCCTCAGCACCTTCCTCGCATTGATAACCTACAGAACCCTGAGAACGGAGAACCTTGTAACGAACATGTGGCTCGTACTGCTGGTAGGTATCGTTTACATGTTCTCGAACGCGATGCTGTCGGCTTTCGCCATTTACTTCGGTGGAAACGTTGGAATGCTCGCCAGTTTAAAGCTTGCCACACGCAGTCCACTCGTGAGCGCTTCGTTCATGCTTCCGCTTGTGAGTGTTTCCTACCTGCTGTACGAGCTGGTGGGAATCTCGGCCGTGCCGCTCGTCTTCGCAATACTCACGGCGATACAGGTTGGAAACATGTTCAGGAACGAGTACGAACAGTCCAAGCTGGACAAACTCAAACTGATGGTGAAGAGTTTGGAGCTGCGCGATTTCTACACCCATGGTCACAGCGAACGTGCGGCAGAGCTCGCCTACAGCGTCGCTAAAGCTCTGGGTCTCAGCGAAAGGCTGTGCGAAAGAATAAAGATGGCCTGCATGCTGCACGACGTTGGAAAGATAGGCATACCTGACTACATCCTTGGAAAACCCGAAAAGCTCTCAGACGCCGAGTTCGAAATAATCAAGACCCATCCAGTCAAGTCCGAAGAACTGCTCAAGAGTGTCAAAGGGTTGCGAGAAGAAGCCAGATGGGTGAGACACCATCACGAACACTGGAACGGCCTTGGCTATCCGGACGGACTCTCAGGAGAGCAGATCCCGTTGCCATCGAGAATCATCGCCGTGGCGGACATTTACGAGGCTTTGACGAGCGATAGGCCTTACCGAAAGGCTTACACTAAGGAACAGGCCATCGAAATGATAAAACAGATGAGCGGGAACGTGCTCGATCCTAAGGTGGTCGAAGCTTTCCTGAAAGTCATGGGTGTGAATCACTCCGGAAACGGAACAGCGAGAGAACAAGGCTGA
- the tsaE gene encoding tRNA (adenosine(37)-N6)-threonylcarbamoyltransferase complex ATPase subunit type 1 TsaE, with protein sequence MRKDFGCLDQVSFARFAQVFSSLITPGTVVLLVGELGSGKTSFVKHCAPTFGLDSSQIRSPTFSLMNLYEGKLKVYHVDLYRVGRDTELLMEIEEILERRDGITFIEWADRIESFWSGEEIKISLGFCENGRTVSVESQDERFLNELSKRWLEVGQIRKT encoded by the coding sequence ATGAGAAAAGATTTTGGCTGCCTGGACCAGGTGTCGTTCGCCAGATTCGCACAGGTCTTTTCCAGCCTCATCACACCTGGGACCGTAGTCCTGCTCGTCGGAGAACTCGGCAGCGGTAAAACGAGTTTTGTCAAGCACTGTGCACCTACCTTCGGGTTGGATTCATCTCAGATACGGAGCCCCACTTTCTCCCTGATGAACCTCTATGAGGGCAAGCTCAAAGTTTACCATGTCGACCTGTACAGGGTAGGAAGAGACACAGAGTTGCTCATGGAGATCGAGGAAATTCTCGAGCGCAGGGATGGAATCACCTTCATAGAGTGGGCAGACAGGATCGAATCCTTCTGGAGCGGTGAAGAGATAAAGATTTCACTCGGTTTCTGCGAGAATGGAAGAACCGTTTCGGTAGAGTCGCAAGATGAACGATTCTTGAATGAGCTTTCGAAGAGGTGGTTGGAAGTTGGGCAAATTCGAAAAACTTGA
- the lon gene encoding endopeptidase La — translation MSFRRGGWKLGKFEKLEKLAQETTGEKSIPSTLPVLRLVGGPVVFPQTVVPVHVSTEEMLGVLELSIESYNRYILAIYQKDVSSESSNTGTVCIVLQAVHLPDGSFRVLLEGKARARIRTVSQEQPTIAEIEITKARYRKSKKVEAFIRSVRENFLKYAHYTQRYSPEMIEGVLRVNDADKFSDLIASLLVIPNDEKQRLLDETHPTRRLEQILEILIRENELLEIERELDSKVRKRIEETQKEFFLREKLKAISEELGQKNSETAQLRQKLSTLNLPDYVQQKALQEIERLEQMSPYSAEATVVRSYLDWILNLPWQTVLPENTDLSQAQRILEQSHYGLEEAKQRILEFLAVRKRSKSVRSPILCLVGPPGVGKTSLARAVAQALDRRFVRMSLGGLRDEAEIKGHRRTYVGAMPGRIVQMIRTAQCKNPVMLLDEIDKLAVSFQGDPAAALLEVLDPEQNKEFLDHYIELPFDLSQVLFITTANVTHTIPPALLDRMEIIEIESYTEQEKFMIAKNYVLPKILTEHNLERGTFKISDAAIMKIIRSYTREAGVRQLTRDLEKIVRTAVLNLEQGQKNFMVNVRKLAEILGPERNLDLPSLSQAEIGAVQGLAWTEYGGTMVLVECALIPGRGELILTGRLGETMRESARIALSVARSFCGSDAKTLFESNDIHINVPEGSVPKDGPSAGVTMSVAIISSALKRKVRNDTAMTGEITLRGKILPVGGVKEKVLAAHRYNIKRVLLPKANEKDLMKLPKEVLRDLEIILIDNIEQAVRESCL, via the coding sequence ATGAGCTTTCGAAGAGGTGGTTGGAAGTTGGGCAAATTCGAAAAACTTGAAAAACTCGCGCAGGAAACAACCGGGGAAAAGTCCATACCTTCCACGCTCCCCGTTCTCAGGCTTGTTGGAGGGCCCGTGGTCTTTCCGCAGACCGTAGTTCCGGTCCATGTGAGCACGGAAGAAATGTTGGGGGTTTTGGAATTGTCCATCGAATCTTACAACAGATACATTCTCGCGATCTACCAGAAAGACGTTTCGTCTGAATCCTCAAACACAGGAACAGTTTGCATCGTGTTGCAAGCCGTGCATCTTCCAGATGGAAGCTTCAGGGTCCTGCTCGAAGGAAAGGCGCGTGCAAGGATCAGAACTGTCAGCCAGGAACAGCCAACGATAGCAGAGATCGAGATCACGAAAGCGAGATACAGAAAAAGTAAAAAGGTCGAAGCGTTCATCAGGAGCGTTCGTGAGAATTTTCTGAAGTACGCGCACTACACGCAGAGATACTCTCCAGAAATGATTGAAGGCGTTCTTCGCGTCAACGATGCAGACAAGTTTTCAGACCTGATCGCTTCTTTGCTGGTGATCCCTAACGACGAGAAACAGCGTCTCTTGGATGAAACACACCCCACCAGAAGACTGGAACAGATCTTAGAGATCCTGATACGGGAAAATGAATTACTCGAAATAGAGCGAGAGCTTGACAGCAAGGTGAGAAAGAGAATCGAGGAGACGCAGAAAGAATTCTTTCTCAGAGAGAAACTGAAGGCAATAAGTGAAGAACTTGGACAGAAAAACAGCGAAACGGCCCAGCTCAGACAGAAACTCTCCACACTGAACCTTCCCGATTACGTACAGCAGAAGGCCCTGCAGGAGATCGAGAGGTTGGAACAAATGTCACCGTACTCCGCGGAGGCGACCGTGGTGAGATCCTATCTGGACTGGATCTTGAATCTGCCATGGCAGACTGTCCTGCCCGAGAACACAGATCTCAGCCAGGCTCAGAGAATTCTCGAGCAGAGTCACTACGGTCTGGAGGAAGCGAAACAGAGGATCCTTGAATTCCTCGCAGTGAGAAAGAGGAGCAAGAGCGTGAGATCACCGATACTGTGTCTCGTTGGGCCACCGGGGGTGGGTAAGACCTCGCTCGCACGCGCCGTCGCGCAGGCGCTGGACAGAAGGTTTGTGAGGATGTCTCTCGGTGGTCTGAGAGATGAGGCGGAAATCAAAGGTCACAGACGCACGTACGTTGGCGCGATGCCGGGTCGCATCGTTCAGATGATCAGAACCGCGCAGTGCAAAAATCCCGTCATGTTACTCGACGAGATCGACAAACTCGCGGTGAGTTTTCAGGGTGATCCTGCCGCCGCGTTGCTCGAAGTGTTGGATCCAGAGCAGAACAAAGAATTCCTCGATCACTACATCGAACTGCCTTTTGATCTCTCACAGGTGCTTTTCATCACTACGGCGAACGTGACACACACGATCCCACCAGCACTTTTGGATAGAATGGAGATCATAGAGATCGAAAGTTACACCGAGCAGGAGAAGTTCATGATTGCCAAGAACTACGTACTTCCAAAGATCCTAACCGAGCACAACCTTGAGCGAGGAACTTTCAAAATCAGCGACGCCGCAATCATGAAGATCATACGTTCCTACACGAGGGAGGCGGGTGTGAGACAACTCACAAGAGATCTGGAAAAAATCGTCAGGACAGCCGTTCTGAACCTCGAGCAGGGCCAGAAGAACTTCATGGTGAACGTGCGTAAGCTGGCTGAAATACTCGGCCCGGAGAGAAACTTGGATCTTCCGTCTCTATCGCAGGCAGAGATCGGAGCCGTTCAGGGACTCGCCTGGACAGAGTACGGTGGAACGATGGTGCTCGTCGAATGTGCCCTGATCCCGGGCAGAGGAGAGCTCATCCTCACTGGACGGCTTGGAGAAACCATGAGAGAATCTGCCAGAATCGCGTTGAGCGTCGCAAGATCCTTCTGCGGGTCAGATGCGAAAACTCTTTTTGAGAGCAACGACATTCACATAAACGTTCCAGAAGGGTCCGTGCCGAAGGATGGCCCATCGGCTGGTGTAACGATGAGCGTTGCGATCATTTCAAGTGCGCTGAAAAGGAAAGTGAGGAACGACACCGCGATGACCGGTGAGATCACGTTGCGAGGTAAGATTCTGCCAGTCGGAGGTGTGAAGGAGAAAGTTCTCGCGGCGCACAGGTACAACATCAAACGAGTTCTGCTACCGAAGGCGAACGAGAAAGACTTGATGAAGTTACCAAAGGAAGTGCTCCGAGACTTAGAAATCATACTCATAGACAACATCGAACAGGCAGTGAGAGAGTCGTGTTTGTGA
- the hydG gene encoding [FeFe] hydrogenase H-cluster radical SAM maturase HydG → MTVLLKKIESIEDRESFIPHAEIEQLLEETKNPDTKQVQEIVEKSLQKERLTPRETATLLNAEKPEQIEIIFQAARKLKEEIYGKRIVLFAPLYIGNHCINNCSYCGFRIENSQVIRKTLSEEELEAELYALTSKGHKRLIVVFGEHPMYSPQFIARTIEKIYSFKNGNGEIRRVNVNAAPQTIEGYRIIKEVGIGTFQIFQETYHLLTYKKYHPKGPKASYMYRLFGLDRAMLAGIDDVGIGALFGLYDWKFEVMGLMYHTKHLEERFGVGPHTISFPRIEPAVNTPLAHRPPNPVSDEQFKRLIAIIRLSVPYTGMILTARESPDIRREGLKLGVSQIDAGSSIGVGSYSSQDPEIVKKSQFILGDTRSLDEVMRELAENGYIPSFCTACYRAGRTGQHFMEFAIPGFVKEFCTPNALLTFKEYLLDYASEETRKVGERLIQSELERMPQERRKVVEKLLQRLEAGERDVRL, encoded by the coding sequence ATGACGGTGCTTTTGAAGAAGATCGAAAGTATAGAAGATCGGGAAAGTTTCATACCACATGCAGAAATAGAACAGCTGCTGGAGGAAACGAAGAATCCCGATACGAAACAGGTCCAAGAGATCGTTGAAAAATCGCTCCAGAAAGAGAGACTCACACCGAGGGAAACTGCGACACTCCTGAACGCAGAGAAACCAGAACAGATAGAGATCATATTCCAAGCGGCGAGAAAGCTGAAAGAGGAAATCTACGGAAAAAGGATCGTTCTCTTCGCACCGCTGTACATAGGCAATCACTGCATCAACAACTGTTCTTACTGTGGATTCAGGATCGAGAATTCCCAGGTGATCAGGAAAACGTTGAGCGAAGAGGAGCTCGAAGCCGAACTGTACGCCCTCACCTCTAAGGGCCACAAGAGGCTGATAGTCGTGTTCGGAGAGCATCCCATGTATTCACCCCAGTTCATAGCCAGAACGATCGAGAAGATCTACAGTTTCAAGAATGGAAATGGGGAGATCAGACGAGTCAACGTCAACGCGGCTCCCCAGACGATAGAGGGCTACAGGATCATCAAAGAAGTGGGCATAGGGACTTTTCAGATCTTTCAGGAGACTTACCATTTGCTCACCTACAAAAAGTACCATCCGAAGGGCCCCAAAGCCTCCTACATGTACCGGCTGTTCGGTCTCGACAGGGCGATGCTCGCCGGCATAGACGATGTGGGAATAGGTGCGCTGTTCGGCCTGTACGATTGGAAGTTCGAAGTGATGGGTCTGATGTACCACACGAAGCATTTAGAAGAAAGGTTCGGAGTGGGTCCACACACGATATCTTTCCCGAGGATAGAACCAGCGGTGAACACACCTCTCGCTCACAGACCGCCTAACCCGGTGAGCGACGAACAGTTCAAGCGACTCATAGCGATCATAAGGTTGTCCGTTCCGTACACGGGCATGATCCTGACGGCGCGGGAAAGTCCGGACATAAGACGTGAAGGTTTGAAGCTTGGAGTGTCTCAGATAGACGCTGGTTCGAGCATAGGTGTTGGATCTTATTCGAGTCAGGATCCAGAAATCGTGAAGAAGAGCCAGTTCATCTTGGGCGACACGAGGTCACTCGACGAAGTGATGCGGGAACTCGCCGAGAACGGTTACATTCCATCCTTCTGCACGGCGTGTTACAGGGCCGGCAGAACGGGCCAGCACTTCATGGAGTTCGCCATACCGGGATTCGTGAAAGAATTCTGCACCCCGAACGCGTTGCTTACGTTCAAAGAGTACTTACTCGACTACGCCTCCGAAGAGACCAGGAAGGTTGGAGAAAGGCTCATCCAGAGTGAGCTTGAAAGAATGCCACAGGAACGGAGAAAAGTTGTGGAGAAACTCCTTCAGAGATTAGAGGCGGGAGAACGTGATGTCAGACTGTGA
- the yihA gene encoding ribosome biogenesis GTP-binding protein YihA/YsxC, translating into MKSVRFVVGARSVEQFPQPLAGEVCFAGRSNVGKSTLLNVLFNQKIARVSKTPGKTRTINFYLVNERYYFVDLPGYGYAAVSKLERQLWKKLIESYFSLRREEIKLSVLLVDSRLDVQESDRMFVEYCAYYGLNLLIVLSKTDKLSEAQLQKVVRYFSEQFSSEVIAYSALNRRGVKEIVERITKALE; encoded by the coding sequence GTGAAAAGCGTTCGTTTCGTCGTGGGTGCACGCAGTGTTGAACAGTTTCCACAACCGCTGGCCGGCGAGGTTTGCTTCGCCGGAAGGTCGAACGTTGGGAAATCAACGCTTCTCAACGTCCTCTTCAACCAGAAAATTGCTCGGGTGAGTAAGACACCGGGTAAAACAAGGACGATCAACTTTTACCTCGTCAACGAGCGTTACTACTTTGTGGATCTACCTGGATACGGTTACGCTGCCGTCTCCAAGTTGGAAAGACAACTCTGGAAGAAACTCATTGAAAGTTATTTTTCACTGAGAAGGGAAGAGATCAAGCTCAGCGTTTTACTGGTTGACAGTAGACTCGACGTCCAGGAAAGTGATAGAATGTTCGTAGAGTACTGTGCGTATTACGGGTTGAACCTGTTGATCGTGTTGAGTAAGACGGATAAGCTCAGTGAAGCTCAGCTACAAAAAGTGGTAAGATACTTTTCAGAACAGTTCAGTAGCGAAGTGATAGCTTATTCCGCGTTGAACCGGAGGGGTGTCAAGGAGATCGTCGAAAGAATCACAAAAGCTCTGGAATAA
- a CDS encoding TM1266 family iron-only hydrogenase system putative regulator: MLERFYIVNIVVEDRQNAYRQVNELLHEFADVVRLRVGYPVPDENMAIILLVLKANNDTVGSLTGKLGQVRGVKVRTMPIR; the protein is encoded by the coding sequence ATTTTGGAAAGGTTCTACATCGTCAACATCGTTGTGGAAGACAGGCAGAACGCGTACCGACAGGTGAACGAGCTTCTTCATGAATTTGCCGATGTGGTACGACTCAGGGTGGGTTATCCCGTGCCGGACGAGAACATGGCAATCATTCTCCTCGTTCTGAAGGCAAACAACGATACTGTGGGTAGTTTGACTGGAAAGCTTGGTCAGGTGAGAGGTGTGAAGGTCAGGACCATGCCGATCAGGTGA
- the hydF gene encoding [FeFe] hydrogenase H-cluster maturation GTPase HydF has translation MNVPHAGFRKYIAIVGRRNVGKSSLINAIANQDVAIVSDVPGTTTDPVYKTLEIHPLGPVTLIDTPGLDDEGFLGEKRVERAKRSLYRADAAILVVDDVPSEHERFAVEMFRQLEIPFLIAVNKVDLGKRVKDAYIDFKVPIVEVSAKTRQNIDSLLHALASVVPDEESRPMLAHLIGQYRTVVLVVPIDTAAPKGRLIMPQVEAIRETIDHAATAVVTRDTELARALEKLDFKVDLVVTDSQAIMRVEKIVPRDIPLTTFSILESVSKGDVDQFLSGIGALKNLKDNDTVAIVEACSHVPTCDDIGRVKIPRWISEKLKVQLNYRFFAGKEFPELEQLSSCKLMIHCGGCVLNRAAFMRRMRMASRLNIPVVNYGMLISYLHGVLDRVLEPILRKRG, from the coding sequence ATGAACGTTCCCCATGCAGGGTTTAGGAAGTACATCGCGATCGTTGGAAGGAGGAACGTTGGAAAATCTTCTTTGATCAACGCGATCGCTAATCAGGACGTGGCCATCGTGAGCGACGTTCCTGGCACCACCACAGATCCGGTTTACAAAACGCTCGAGATACATCCCTTAGGACCCGTGACGCTCATCGATACGCCTGGGCTGGACGACGAGGGATTTCTGGGAGAAAAGAGGGTCGAACGCGCCAAGAGGTCGCTTTACCGGGCTGACGCAGCGATCCTGGTTGTGGACGACGTGCCGAGTGAACACGAACGCTTCGCGGTCGAGATGTTCAGACAGCTCGAAATACCTTTCCTCATCGCCGTGAACAAAGTGGACCTGGGCAAACGTGTCAAGGATGCGTACATCGACTTCAAGGTACCCATCGTTGAAGTTTCTGCAAAAACGCGGCAGAACATCGACTCACTCCTTCACGCCCTTGCGAGCGTTGTGCCGGATGAAGAATCCAGGCCGATGCTGGCCCATCTCATCGGTCAGTATCGAACGGTCGTCCTCGTGGTACCGATAGACACCGCCGCGCCGAAAGGAAGGCTCATCATGCCCCAGGTTGAAGCGATAAGGGAGACGATCGATCATGCCGCAACGGCCGTCGTTACGAGGGACACCGAGCTTGCCCGGGCTCTGGAAAAACTGGACTTCAAGGTTGATCTGGTCGTGACCGATTCTCAAGCGATCATGAGAGTCGAGAAGATCGTTCCCAGGGATATTCCTCTAACGACCTTCTCGATCCTCGAAAGCGTCAGCAAGGGTGATGTGGATCAGTTTTTGAGCGGCATCGGGGCACTCAAGAATCTGAAAGACAACGACACCGTTGCGATCGTCGAAGCGTGCTCACACGTTCCAACGTGCGACGATATAGGAAGGGTGAAGATCCCGCGCTGGATTTCTGAGAAACTGAAAGTTCAGCTGAACTACAGATTCTTTGCCGGAAAAGAATTCCCCGAACTCGAGCAACTGTCGAGCTGTAAACTCATGATCCACTGCGGTGGATGTGTCCTGAACAGAGCCGCGTTCATGAGGCGGATGAGAATGGCCAGCAGGTTGAACATCCCCGTCGTGAACTACGGCATGCTCATATCTTACCTGCACGGGGTGCTGGACAGGGTTCTGGAACCGATCCTCAGGAAGCGAGGATAG
- a CDS encoding DUF6115 domain-containing protein, with protein sequence MFDLVYWLVVLSTVVTLAFAWGVFLNQILRGRTERDEEYEKLEERILELMGQFRHMSALRLRMLDKKIEEMKALIKQANSLYSQLCVREAELMGSFSKVETERFESDVKERDAQKVMEEDAIETENSKNELQDSDLSIERKILLMYQEGKDEQQIAKELNMGVGEVSLVLSLFRFRSDSHP encoded by the coding sequence TTGTTCGACCTGGTCTACTGGCTGGTGGTTCTATCGACCGTCGTGACTCTCGCGTTCGCGTGGGGTGTTTTCCTCAATCAAATCTTGCGCGGTCGGACGGAGCGTGACGAAGAATACGAAAAGTTAGAGGAGAGAATTTTGGAACTGATGGGTCAGTTCCGTCACATGTCTGCGCTCAGACTCAGAATGCTCGATAAAAAAATAGAGGAAATGAAAGCGCTGATCAAACAGGCGAACTCTCTGTACAGCCAGCTGTGCGTTCGTGAAGCTGAGCTGATGGGTTCTTTCAGTAAGGTGGAGACCGAACGATTTGAAAGCGATGTGAAGGAACGAGACGCACAAAAAGTGATGGAAGAAGATGCCATTGAGACCGAAAACTCGAAGAACGAACTCCAGGACTCAGATCTTTCCATCGAGCGTAAGATACTGCTCATGTACCAGGAGGGTAAGGACGAACAGCAGATTGCCAAGGAACTCAACATGGGGGTTGGAGAGGTCAGCCTTGTTCTCTCGCTGTTCCGTTTCCGGAGTGATTCACACCCATGA